From Rubrivirga sp. SAORIC476, a single genomic window includes:
- a CDS encoding HEAT repeat domain-containing protein has protein sequence MLDDLHEDGSEQGFRIGLYLEHLSEAAALWEQRPADRENPDLAWFDLGDEEARLEAHLDALVLGGDLALAVCRQQALDGDAGELHTGLRVFCRHGRSDLVGVAMEGVDPDDDEALDAMSDALVAELPTAWEPGALRADLLGDPRRLRLAADLVTARQLPGRDGLLDALPEAPPSLRARIVRALGQTADGLVDGVVRPLLSDEDAEVRLEAAVALLRSGAPDAPATVLRAARTDPALLPTLALAGHAAAVPWLHEVLQHPPSASAAADVLGLMGDPRSVPVLIAALSGEAAPAAARALDLITGADLTADTFVEDVPDEDELFDDEKERLANGEPLVPPGQPPRGTTVTGPSTDPEVWQAWWADHEPHVAETPRVRLGRAAGPESQVSSLCAPFVPHRLRRWIADELAVRYRMTLPFEPTWEVQRQRAALRAMGEWAAAQRFVPGRWYVAGHYAD, from the coding sequence GTGCTCGACGATCTCCACGAAGACGGCTCCGAGCAGGGCTTCCGCATCGGCCTCTACCTCGAGCACCTCTCCGAGGCCGCCGCGCTCTGGGAGCAGCGCCCGGCCGACCGCGAGAACCCGGACCTCGCCTGGTTCGACCTCGGCGACGAGGAGGCCCGCCTGGAGGCCCACCTGGACGCGCTCGTGCTCGGGGGCGACCTCGCGCTCGCCGTCTGCCGCCAGCAGGCGCTCGACGGCGACGCGGGCGAGCTGCACACCGGCCTCCGCGTGTTCTGCCGCCACGGCCGCAGCGACCTCGTCGGCGTGGCCATGGAGGGCGTGGACCCGGACGACGACGAGGCGCTCGACGCGATGTCGGACGCGCTCGTGGCCGAGCTGCCAACGGCGTGGGAGCCCGGTGCCTTGCGTGCCGACCTCCTCGGCGACCCGCGACGCCTCCGCCTCGCGGCCGACCTCGTGACAGCCCGCCAACTGCCTGGCCGCGACGGCCTGCTGGACGCGCTCCCGGAGGCGCCGCCGTCGCTCCGCGCCCGGATCGTCCGCGCGCTCGGCCAGACGGCCGACGGACTGGTGGACGGCGTCGTCCGCCCGCTCCTGTCCGACGAGGATGCCGAGGTGCGCCTGGAAGCGGCCGTCGCGCTCTTGCGCAGCGGAGCCCCGGACGCGCCTGCGACCGTCCTCCGAGCCGCCCGCACCGACCCCGCGCTCCTGCCGACGCTCGCGCTCGCCGGGCACGCGGCCGCCGTCCCGTGGCTCCACGAGGTCCTTCAGCATCCGCCCTCCGCCTCCGCCGCCGCGGATGTACTGGGGCTGATGGGCGATCCGCGCTCCGTCCCCGTCCTCATCGCCGCGCTCTCCGGCGAGGCTGCCCCCGCCGCCGCCCGCGCCCTCGACCTGATCACCGGCGCCGACCTCACCGCCGACACGTTCGTCGAGGACGTGCCCGACGAGGACGAGCTGTTCGACGACGAGAAGGAGCGGCTGGCGAATGGCGAGCCGCTCGTGCCGCCGGGTCAGCCGCCACGGGGCACCACGGTCACCGGTCCGAGCACCGACCCGGAGGTCTGGCAGGCGTGGTGGGCCGACCACGAGCCGCACGTCGCCGAGACCCCGCGCGTCCGCCTCGGGAGAGCGGCGGGACCGGAGAGCCAGGTGTCGTCGCTGTGCGCGCCGTTCGTGCCGCATCGGCTCCGCCGCTGGATCGCCGACGAACTGGCGGTCCGCTACCGGATGACGCTGCCGTTCGAGCCGACCTGGGAGGTCCAGCGCCAGCGGGCGGCCCTCAGGGCGATGGGGGAGTGGGCGGCGGCTCAGCGCTTCGTCCCCGGCCGCTGGTACGTGGCCGGGCACTACGCGGACTGA
- a CDS encoding type VI secretion system contractile sheath domain-containing protein yields the protein MSESPSVGFTITSDPDRTTAEAPTAGASPRERGGAFRLLLVADLDPQAPVPDWADGDRVWEVDPNTVAERMREHGPMLAVRVPGLDGAPTEVEWTADALDAFTPAGIVARVPALTAADRARAVLDEARRGGVTLEALRDRLAETGVAGADGLAAAVAARPGGPSAPPSDDGGLDALLGMVALDGDDPATPPKDPLLGALVRAASEPTGDVDRAAAERVATDLASRLRRTLSAVVEHPDVRRAEAAWTGLRRLVDRLAFRQGARLSVLAASKTALAEAVHHQVLLPEYAHGVERTPLAAVLVDHAVETTSADLTALGDLAASGASLQVPIVVSASPAFFGLSAPTDFSRLPPATALLRQPEYAAFRSLRTRPDAAFLALAVPPFLLRHAYGPDHVDKTHGVEGGERLWGGGALLVGLAMAAAHADRGWPTASAGQTVPDLPVRTTRMGAMPLAAAFGDSVLDDLARAGVLGFSGPLRTDRAVMGPPATTATPADASGDARARASLPAAVLTALASHRALVIGPACAGLDPDAAIAEIDRRFRAFLRGDGGPVEPDAVTVQYLDEHDTETTRTYGVRLRPPRAVLPHPVGVVFGVEVPNAAPAATADGG from the coding sequence ATGTCCGAGTCTCCGTCTGTCGGCTTCACGATCACCTCCGACCCGGACCGCACGACGGCCGAGGCGCCGACGGCGGGGGCGTCACCGCGCGAGCGCGGCGGCGCGTTCCGCCTCCTCCTCGTCGCCGACCTCGACCCGCAGGCCCCGGTGCCCGACTGGGCCGACGGCGACCGCGTCTGGGAAGTCGACCCGAACACGGTCGCCGAGCGGATGCGCGAGCACGGCCCGATGCTGGCTGTTCGCGTGCCCGGCCTCGACGGTGCGCCCACCGAGGTGGAGTGGACCGCCGACGCGCTCGACGCCTTCACCCCGGCGGGCATCGTCGCTCGCGTGCCGGCCCTGACCGCGGCCGACCGCGCGCGCGCCGTCCTGGACGAGGCCCGGCGGGGCGGCGTCACGCTGGAGGCCCTCCGCGACCGCCTCGCCGAGACTGGCGTCGCCGGAGCCGACGGGCTGGCTGCGGCCGTGGCGGCACGTCCGGGTGGCCCCTCGGCCCCTCCGAGCGACGACGGCGGCCTCGACGCCTTGCTGGGCATGGTCGCCCTGGACGGCGACGACCCTGCGACGCCGCCGAAGGACCCCCTGCTGGGTGCCCTCGTCCGCGCGGCCTCCGAGCCGACCGGCGACGTGGACCGCGCCGCTGCCGAGCGCGTCGCGACCGACCTCGCCTCGCGCCTCCGCCGCACCCTGTCCGCCGTCGTCGAGCACCCGGACGTGCGCCGCGCTGAGGCAGCCTGGACGGGGCTGAGGCGACTCGTGGACCGGCTCGCGTTCCGCCAGGGCGCGCGGCTGTCGGTGCTCGCCGCGTCCAAGACTGCGCTCGCTGAGGCGGTCCACCATCAGGTGCTGCTTCCCGAGTACGCGCACGGCGTCGAGCGGACGCCGCTGGCGGCCGTGCTGGTCGACCACGCCGTCGAGACGACCTCGGCCGACCTGACGGCCCTGGGGGACCTCGCGGCCTCGGGCGCCAGCCTTCAGGTACCCATCGTGGTGAGCGCGTCGCCCGCCTTTTTCGGGCTCTCCGCGCCGACCGATTTCTCGCGCCTGCCGCCTGCGACCGCCCTGCTCCGGCAGCCCGAGTACGCTGCCTTCCGCTCGCTTCGGACGCGCCCCGACGCAGCGTTCCTGGCGCTCGCCGTCCCGCCGTTTCTCCTGCGCCACGCCTACGGCCCGGACCACGTGGACAAGACCCACGGGGTCGAGGGCGGCGAGCGGCTGTGGGGGGGCGGCGCGCTGCTCGTCGGCCTCGCGATGGCCGCGGCGCACGCCGACCGCGGCTGGCCGACGGCGTCGGCCGGGCAGACCGTGCCCGACCTGCCGGTCCGCACCACGCGGATGGGGGCGATGCCGCTGGCCGCGGCCTTCGGCGACAGCGTCCTCGACGACCTCGCGCGGGCGGGCGTGCTCGGTTTCTCGGGTCCGCTCCGCACCGACCGCGCCGTGATGGGGCCGCCCGCGACCACCGCGACTCCCGCCGACGCCTCGGGCGACGCTCGCGCCCGTGCCAGTCTGCCCGCGGCCGTCCTGACCGCACTCGCGTCGCATCGCGCGCTCGTCATCGGTCCCGCCTGCGCCGGGCTCGACCCGGACGCTGCCATCGCCGAGATCGACCGTCGCTTCCGCGCCTTCCTCCGCGGCGACGGTGGGCCGGTCGAGCCCGACGCCGTGACGGTCCAGTACCTCGACGAGCACGACACCGAGACCACGCGCACGTACGGCGTCCGCCTGCGACCACCACGCGCGGTGTTGCCCCACCCGGTCGGCGTGGTGTTCGGGGTCGAGGTCCCGAACGCGGCCCCCGCAGCGACTGCCGATGGCGGCTGA
- a CDS encoding DUF4150 domain-containing protein has translation MPSSVGVNFLSVVHKASTGITTAFPDVCKTPTPGGPVPIPYPNIAMSSDTAKGSKKVKMDGNPICTKDSNFRMSTGDEAGSAGGGVVSNKIKGKAEFVMFSFDVKVEGKNVARAFDIMLHNDKNTPPFPVIQPPVVAVGLPPKPDCAICGKAY, from the coding sequence ATGCCCTCCTCCGTCGGCGTCAACTTTCTCTCGGTGGTCCACAAGGCCAGCACCGGCATCACGACGGCCTTCCCCGACGTCTGCAAGACGCCAACCCCGGGCGGCCCGGTCCCGATCCCGTACCCGAACATCGCGATGTCGAGCGACACCGCGAAGGGCAGCAAGAAGGTGAAGATGGACGGCAACCCGATTTGCACAAAAGACTCCAACTTCAGGATGAGCACCGGCGACGAGGCCGGGTCTGCGGGAGGGGGCGTGGTGAGCAACAAGATCAAGGGCAAGGCCGAGTTCGTGATGTTCTCCTTCGATGTCAAGGTGGAAGGCAAGAATGTGGCACGGGCGTTCGACATCATGCTCCACAACGACAAGAACACGCCGCCCTTCCCGGTCATCCAGCCGCCTGTCGTGGCCGTCGGGCTGCCTCCGAAGCCGGACTGCGCGATCTGCGGCAAGGCGTACTGA
- a CDS encoding Imm49 family immunity protein, whose product METLEDVYDALLSDTRMAVGGAVSGPGPEDLGSVAEEIQDAFEGLALCNLLVRYDAHKYREDLVHSARARIWFLEQCAREGLDAPERAVSRTPALFAALCARHDALAADLVASGPGAWIPEGEYEDDFCYVGFLSHAFADAAAEAGLPAPAALVERYERVANGARDPRLDVCRAFQARDESAFRDAFEGVLDAHTAWVAALTPDRLSDPVFRVRQHVSIEAIALLHLAERVGWSLEEDYVYCPRPARLGPTDAWPDDLFRQIDRLAAEYRRSHPPS is encoded by the coding sequence GTGGAAACGCTGGAAGATGTCTACGACGCGTTGCTCTCCGACACCCGCATGGCGGTCGGAGGGGCTGTGTCGGGGCCTGGCCCGGAGGACCTGGGGAGCGTGGCCGAGGAGATCCAGGACGCCTTCGAGGGTCTCGCGCTGTGCAACCTGCTCGTCCGGTACGACGCCCACAAGTACCGGGAGGACCTCGTGCACAGCGCGAGGGCGCGGATCTGGTTTCTCGAGCAGTGCGCGCGAGAGGGACTGGACGCGCCCGAGCGTGCCGTCTCGCGGACGCCCGCGCTGTTCGCCGCCCTCTGTGCCCGACATGACGCGCTCGCGGCTGACCTGGTCGCGTCCGGGCCCGGCGCGTGGATCCCGGAGGGCGAGTACGAGGATGACTTCTGCTACGTCGGGTTCCTCTCGCACGCCTTCGCCGACGCCGCGGCCGAGGCCGGGCTGCCTGCCCCGGCAGCGCTCGTGGAGCGCTACGAGCGCGTGGCGAACGGCGCCCGGGACCCACGGCTCGACGTGTGCCGTGCCTTCCAGGCCCGCGACGAAAGTGCCTTCCGCGATGCGTTCGAGGGCGTGCTCGACGCTCACACGGCCTGGGTCGCCGCCCTCACGCCCGACCGGCTGAGCGACCCGGTGTTTCGCGTCCGCCAGCACGTCTCCATCGAGGCTATCGCGCTCCTGCATCTCGCCGAGCGCGTGGGGTGGTCGCTGGAGGAGGACTACGTCTACTGCCCGCGTCCGGCCCGGCTCGGACCGACGGACGCCTGGCCGGACGATCTCTTCCGCCAGATCGACCGCCTCGCGGCGGAGTACCGCCGGTCCCACCCACCCTCCTGA
- a CDS encoding AHH domain-containing protein translates to MAAPAATTHFQKNAKRQSTLTRRSSRTYRKRCKAGGKGFMSGGGKKWQAHHILCDHAMGGRVLPSGSEEFIENCLWVMPWDINDPPNMYGMPLKRQYAASGGKVPLNIPAHDVDHNTRDGYTDECKKWLKDHVWDVIDSKKRNPHKVEVKALKRLVEQCTATFLARLKARGLRALGTYACWKMQNKWRNHWYKPFSMAATPTKRQPLPLDSSGAVIGGLDDMWKAIS, encoded by the coding sequence ATGGCTGCTCCCGCTGCTACGACCCACTTCCAGAAGAACGCCAAGCGGCAGAGCACGCTCACGCGGCGCTCGTCGCGGACCTACCGGAAGCGCTGCAAGGCGGGCGGGAAGGGCTTTATGTCCGGTGGCGGCAAGAAGTGGCAGGCCCACCACATCTTGTGCGATCACGCAATGGGCGGCCGCGTGCTGCCGTCCGGGAGCGAGGAGTTCATCGAGAACTGCCTCTGGGTGATGCCGTGGGACATCAACGACCCTCCGAACATGTACGGGATGCCGCTCAAGCGCCAGTATGCCGCCTCAGGCGGGAAGGTGCCGCTGAACATCCCGGCCCACGACGTAGACCACAACACGCGAGACGGCTACACCGACGAGTGCAAGAAGTGGCTCAAGGACCACGTGTGGGATGTCATCGACTCGAAGAAGCGGAACCCGCACAAGGTCGAGGTCAAGGCGCTCAAGCGGCTCGTGGAGCAGTGCACGGCGACGTTCCTGGCCCGCCTCAAGGCTCGAGGCCTGCGTGCGCTCGGCACGTACGCATGCTGGAAGATGCAGAATAAGTGGCGGAACCACTGGTACAAGCCCTTTTCCATGGCCGCGACGCCGACCAAGCGCCAGCCGCTCCCGCTGGATTCGTCGGGTGCCGTGATCGGCGGGCTCGACGACATGTGGAAGGCCATCTCCTGA
- a CDS encoding DUF2169 domain-containing protein has protein sequence MEIVNPTPFAALPTVVSDLDGADLLVVMLKATYALDGAGGMVPAEAQREVALADAFTGEPGVSSLVYASDLAIRKGSTDVVLTGSAYPVRPGDREGDVGIQLGAAKASFRVFGEREWQAALGITRISRPMPYERIPLAYERAAGGTDASSSAEQDHDFDPRNPVGVGFRAKRSQQVVDASRLPNFERPDALIRSPEDRPAPAPVGFVAPGWQPRSAFAGTYDEAWMETRRPLLPDDFDGRFFDTAPPGLSVPGRLRGDEHGAALGVSPQGLLRFTLPGLSPSATAESRAKGALPVSLGLDRVVVDGDGGRHGEVVLVWSGGLRLPRDLYDLGDITITLN, from the coding sequence ATGGAGATCGTCAACCCCACGCCGTTCGCCGCGCTGCCCACCGTCGTCTCCGACCTCGACGGGGCGGATCTCCTCGTCGTGATGCTCAAGGCGACCTACGCGCTCGATGGGGCCGGGGGGATGGTCCCGGCCGAGGCCCAGCGGGAGGTGGCACTCGCCGACGCGTTCACCGGCGAGCCGGGCGTGTCGAGCCTCGTCTATGCGTCGGACCTCGCCATCCGGAAGGGCTCGACGGACGTGGTGCTGACCGGCTCGGCCTATCCTGTCCGACCGGGAGACCGAGAGGGCGACGTAGGGATTCAACTCGGGGCGGCGAAGGCGTCGTTTCGTGTGTTCGGGGAGCGCGAGTGGCAGGCGGCCCTGGGCATCACGCGGATCTCCCGGCCCATGCCCTACGAGCGGATCCCGCTCGCTTACGAGCGCGCCGCCGGGGGCACTGACGCGTCGTCGAGTGCGGAGCAGGATCACGACTTCGATCCTCGCAATCCCGTCGGGGTCGGCTTCCGCGCCAAACGGAGCCAGCAGGTGGTGGACGCGTCCCGGCTGCCCAACTTCGAGCGCCCCGATGCGCTGATCCGGTCCCCGGAGGACCGGCCTGCCCCCGCCCCCGTCGGGTTTGTCGCTCCCGGATGGCAGCCCCGGTCGGCCTTCGCCGGCACCTACGACGAGGCCTGGATGGAGACGCGCCGTCCGCTTCTGCCCGACGACTTCGATGGCCGCTTCTTCGACACGGCGCCTCCGGGGCTGTCGGTTCCGGGCCGTCTCCGCGGCGACGAGCACGGGGCGGCCTTGGGGGTGTCGCCGCAGGGACTGCTTCGGTTTACCCTGCCCGGCCTGTCGCCGTCGGCCACCGCCGAGAGTCGTGCGAAGGGCGCGTTGCCCGTCAGCCTCGGCCTGGACCGGGTCGTGGTGGACGGTGACGGCGGGCGGCACGGCGAGGTGGTCCTCGTCTGGAGCGGCGGACTGCGCCTGCCACGCGACCTCTACGACCTCGGCGACATCACGATCACCCTCAACTAG
- a CDS encoding type VI secretion system Vgr family protein produces MASIHRIARHEFSCGPLSPETCRVVRFEGVETISQPYRFEIDLVSDDPEVDFEAVIDKAATLTMYRGDEPSEVNGIVVDFQQSHEAGGQSEFRYAYRAVVMPRLHRLALSFQSRIYQNLSVEEIVGKVLDEAGVDHEFQLSGSYDPREYTTQYKETDLAFVQRLLEFEGIRYCFEHEGGTETLVLSDDAGNAKPVAGDPTVGYSHADGLRPTDSLETIRDFLARQQLVTAKTRVTNYNYRTPETEIASESEIDGAQAVGIHSDSSIHVMDGGRSAQIAKVRNEEIETTRLVMTGTGDCLRFRTGFTFTLADHYRDGLNQDYLLTHVHHRGSQPDASEAGVTNEALAEYSNAFTCVPASTPYRPPRLTPEPKLPGVLTARVESAGGTYAPVDDQGRYRVRFPFDLGDAGDAGATKPVRLAQPYTGPGYGQHFPVHKGAEMVVACLDGNVDRIVGLSTIYNPTQFSPVTSSNAAHNVMRSWGENELTFDDTQGAELVFMHATKDHLCEVVDNQKNTVGTNRTQTVGNDEALSVGRDQVEDVGRDASLEVGRNQAIQVASDRTMDIGANLSESVGTSMTLSVGSTKTETVGVSSSVTIGVSYTLGVGGAKSEAIGAESSVTVGGNHSITVGGNASVSAGSDISSRAGKNYDLKVGKNATLNIADDGVLQAGKNLTVTGGKKVVVDAGDQLTLKCGSAEIIMKKNGDVSIKGKKIDLKASGKMTLKGSQIAEN; encoded by the coding sequence ATGGCCTCTATCCACCGCATCGCTCGCCACGAGTTCTCCTGCGGCCCGCTGTCGCCGGAGACCTGCCGCGTGGTCCGCTTCGAGGGCGTCGAGACCATCTCGCAGCCCTACCGCTTCGAGATCGACCTCGTCTCGGACGACCCCGAGGTGGACTTCGAGGCCGTCATCGACAAGGCGGCCACGCTGACGATGTACCGCGGCGACGAGCCGTCCGAGGTCAACGGCATCGTGGTCGACTTCCAGCAGTCGCACGAGGCGGGCGGCCAGTCGGAGTTCCGCTACGCGTACCGCGCCGTCGTGATGCCGCGCCTGCACCGGCTCGCGCTCTCGTTCCAGAGCCGCATCTACCAGAATCTGTCCGTCGAGGAGATCGTGGGCAAGGTGCTCGACGAGGCGGGCGTGGACCACGAGTTCCAGCTCTCCGGCAGCTACGACCCGCGCGAGTACACGACGCAGTACAAGGAGACCGACCTCGCCTTCGTCCAGCGGCTGCTGGAGTTCGAGGGCATCCGCTACTGCTTCGAGCACGAGGGAGGCACCGAGACGCTCGTCCTGAGCGACGACGCGGGCAACGCCAAGCCTGTCGCGGGCGACCCGACGGTCGGCTACAGCCACGCCGACGGCCTCCGGCCGACCGACAGCCTGGAGACGATCCGCGACTTCCTCGCGCGTCAGCAACTGGTGACTGCCAAGACGCGCGTCACGAACTACAACTACCGGACGCCCGAGACCGAGATCGCGTCCGAGTCGGAGATCGACGGCGCGCAGGCGGTCGGCATCCACTCCGACTCCAGCATCCACGTCATGGACGGCGGGCGGAGCGCGCAGATCGCGAAGGTCCGCAACGAGGAGATTGAGACCACACGGCTCGTCATGACCGGCACCGGCGACTGCCTCCGCTTCCGGACGGGCTTCACGTTCACCCTCGCCGACCACTACCGCGACGGCCTCAACCAGGACTACCTGCTCACGCACGTCCACCACCGCGGCTCGCAGCCCGATGCCTCCGAGGCGGGGGTGACCAACGAGGCGCTCGCCGAGTACTCGAACGCGTTCACCTGCGTCCCGGCGAGCACGCCCTACCGTCCGCCCCGGCTGACGCCCGAGCCGAAGCTACCCGGCGTGCTTACGGCGCGCGTCGAGAGCGCCGGCGGCACCTACGCGCCCGTCGATGACCAGGGCCGCTACCGGGTCCGCTTCCCCTTCGACCTCGGCGACGCCGGGGACGCGGGCGCGACGAAGCCCGTCCGCCTCGCGCAGCCGTACACCGGCCCGGGCTACGGGCAGCACTTTCCCGTCCACAAGGGCGCTGAGATGGTGGTCGCCTGCCTCGACGGCAACGTGGACCGCATCGTGGGGCTCTCGACCATCTACAACCCGACCCAGTTCTCGCCGGTCACGAGCAGCAACGCCGCCCACAACGTGATGCGCTCGTGGGGGGAGAACGAGCTCACCTTCGACGACACGCAGGGCGCCGAGTTGGTGTTCATGCACGCCACCAAGGATCACCTCTGCGAGGTCGTCGACAACCAGAAGAACACCGTCGGGACCAATCGAACCCAGACCGTCGGCAACGACGAGGCGCTCTCGGTGGGGCGGGACCAGGTCGAGGATGTAGGACGAGACGCCTCGCTGGAGGTCGGCCGCAACCAGGCAATCCAGGTGGCGAGCGACCGGACGATGGACATCGGCGCGAACCTGTCCGAGAGCGTCGGCACGTCGATGACCCTGTCCGTCGGGTCCACCAAGACGGAGACGGTGGGTGTGAGCAGCTCCGTCACGATCGGCGTTTCCTACACGCTGGGGGTGGGCGGCGCAAAGTCCGAAGCCATCGGTGCCGAGAGTTCGGTCACCGTGGGGGGCAACCATTCCATCACGGTCGGCGGCAACGCCAGCGTCAGCGCGGGTTCCGACATCTCGTCGCGCGCGGGGAAGAACTACGATCTCAAGGTGGGCAAGAACGCGACCTTGAACATCGCGGACGACGGGGTCTTGCAGGCCGGAAAGAACCTCACGGTCACTGGCGGCAAGAAGGTCGTCGTGGACGCGGGGGATCAACTCACGCTCAAGTGCGGGAGCGCGGAGATCATCATGAAGAAGAACGGTGACGTTTCCATCAAGGGCAAGAAGATCGACCTGAAAGCCTCGGGCAAGATGACGCTCAAGGGATCCCAGATCGCCGAGAACTAG
- a CDS encoding FHA domain-containing protein yields MAADPPGPSVASAPLRVEAGGQVWTFDRPFTLGRDASCDVALPEEARVSRRHLEIAPADDGWWITDLGSANGTLVDGERVARVHVTAAQEVQVGEGGPVLRFTPSASTGETVGAPVAEAPPAPGEVEAPDLDDPFRPSPEAVEALPPVASPRVDPPVPDLGEIASPPSEPEAPSSPSGDSAADGPSAAAGGGPSTDALSYDAVVEHYFGGDEDDENIGERTRFIRRAYDDLQQAQATVQKKERSRYQTIVIGVLAVSVLAIGYAGYLQYRINQLRAEAQELFYELRTYEIAVANEVQRVQAQIEADPENADSLTVDLERAREARRRTASRYDQFVRRLGVYDGLSSEEEAIYRVARAFGESELTIPDAFVDEVQVYVNKWKRSGRFQQAVRHAQVNGFDVQAVNALRRHGMPTEFFYLSLQESNFDTRAVGPWTRYGHAKGAWQFIPETGRRYGLEPGPLVATSQYDPLDERHDFGLAADAAARYLHDIYSHLAQASGLLVCASYNWGEGRIKNHMRGIANDPAHRTYWRFLTEYRSRMPAETKDYVLNIFAAAVIGQNPRMFGIDMDPPVQVALAGGRGGIAPETGPTSGRTVRFGTGALQQRRSESAPAPGD; encoded by the coding sequence ATGGCGGCTGATCCCCCCGGCCCGTCGGTCGCGTCGGCCCCGCTTCGCGTCGAGGCGGGGGGGCAGGTGTGGACGTTCGACCGACCGTTCACGCTCGGCCGCGACGCCTCCTGCGACGTGGCGCTGCCCGAGGAGGCGCGTGTGAGCCGCCGTCATCTGGAGATCGCCCCTGCCGACGACGGGTGGTGGATCACGGACCTGGGCAGCGCCAACGGCACCCTGGTCGACGGCGAGCGGGTCGCGCGGGTCCATGTGACAGCGGCGCAGGAGGTGCAGGTGGGAGAGGGGGGGCCTGTCCTCCGGTTCACCCCGTCCGCCTCGACGGGCGAGACGGTGGGGGCACCCGTCGCCGAGGCGCCGCCTGCGCCTGGGGAGGTCGAGGCGCCCGACCTAGACGACCCCTTCCGTCCGTCGCCCGAAGCGGTGGAGGCACTGCCACCCGTCGCCTCACCGCGGGTCGACCCGCCGGTGCCCGACCTGGGGGAGATCGCCTCGCCCCCCTCGGAGCCGGAGGCCCCGTCGTCCCCCTCAGGGGACAGTGCCGCCGACGGCCCATCCGCAGCCGCCGGAGGCGGCCCTTCTACCGACGCGCTCTCCTACGACGCCGTCGTCGAGCACTACTTCGGCGGTGACGAGGACGACGAGAACATCGGCGAGCGGACGCGCTTCATCCGCAGAGCCTACGACGACCTCCAGCAGGCGCAGGCGACTGTCCAGAAGAAGGAGCGGTCGCGGTACCAGACCATCGTGATCGGCGTGCTGGCCGTAAGTGTGCTCGCGATCGGCTACGCGGGCTACCTCCAGTACCGCATCAACCAGCTGCGGGCCGAGGCGCAGGAACTGTTCTACGAACTCCGCACCTACGAGATCGCGGTGGCGAACGAGGTCCAGCGGGTCCAGGCGCAGATCGAGGCGGACCCGGAGAACGCAGACAGCCTGACCGTGGACCTGGAGCGTGCCCGCGAGGCCCGCCGCCGGACGGCATCCCGCTACGACCAGTTCGTCCGTCGCCTGGGGGTGTACGACGGACTCTCCTCCGAAGAGGAAGCCATCTATCGCGTCGCTCGGGCGTTCGGGGAAAGCGAGCTGACCATCCCGGACGCGTTCGTGGACGAGGTCCAGGTGTACGTCAACAAGTGGAAGCGGAGTGGGCGCTTTCAGCAGGCCGTCCGCCACGCCCAGGTCAACGGCTTCGACGTGCAGGCGGTCAACGCGCTGCGCCGCCACGGCATGCCGACCGAGTTCTTCTACCTGTCGCTGCAGGAGAGCAACTTCGACACGCGCGCCGTGGGGCCGTGGACGCGCTACGGGCATGCGAAGGGCGCCTGGCAGTTCATCCCGGAGACTGGGCGCCGGTACGGCCTGGAGCCCGGGCCGCTGGTGGCCACCAGCCAGTACGACCCGCTCGACGAACGCCACGACTTCGGCCTCGCCGCCGACGCCGCGGCGCGCTACCTGCACGACATCTACTCCCACCTCGCGCAGGCCAGCGGGCTGCTCGTCTGCGCGTCCTACAACTGGGGCGAGGGGCGCATCAAGAACCACATGCGGGGCATCGCCAACGACCCCGCGCACCGGACCTACTGGCGCTTCCTGACCGAGTACCGCAGCCGGATGCCTGCCGAGACCAAGGACTACGTGCTGAACATCTTCGCGGCGGCCGTGATCGGCCAGAATCCACGGATGTTCGGCATCGACATGGACCCGCCGGTGCAGGTCGCGCTGGCAGGCGGGCGCGGCGGCATCGCGCCCGAGACCGGCCCGACCTCGGGCCGCACGGTGCGCTTCGGCACCGGCGCGCTCCAGCAGCGCCGCTCCGAGAGCGCCCCGGCGCCCGGCGACTAG